In a genomic window of Pirellulales bacterium:
- a CDS encoding GNAT family N-acetyltransferase: MDAEGQQFVLETIRDAKIAAARSGNWFAIFDRDECVAGIDPVTWQDVDDPDAIERLARWRESAQNSFPAVFPVTLEGTRRWLIKQVLELPDRLLFWVKSSEGEKIGHAGIYRIDFDEENLELDNVVRGVPRVMRGAMYSSVQAILSWAFDTLRMKDIFLRVFSDNTRAIQLYEHCGFRETMRMPMRRVEESGVIRWLEAEGNYRKPIDRYFVTMHLPRAAWQSDCSDELAA; this comes from the coding sequence ATGGATGCCGAAGGCCAGCAATTCGTGCTCGAAACTATCCGCGATGCCAAAATCGCCGCTGCGCGAAGCGGTAATTGGTTCGCGATTTTTGACCGCGATGAATGCGTGGCCGGAATCGACCCTGTCACTTGGCAAGATGTCGACGATCCGGATGCAATCGAGCGGTTGGCCCGCTGGCGAGAATCGGCGCAGAATTCATTCCCCGCAGTTTTTCCGGTTACGCTTGAAGGAACGCGGCGCTGGCTGATCAAGCAGGTGCTGGAACTGCCCGACCGCCTGCTGTTTTGGGTGAAAAGCTCGGAAGGAGAAAAAATCGGCCACGCCGGCATTTATCGGATCGATTTCGACGAAGAAAACCTCGAATTAGACAACGTCGTACGCGGTGTGCCCCGTGTCATGCGTGGTGCCATGTATTCCAGCGTCCAGGCGATCTTGAGCTGGGCTTTCGACACGCTGCGGATGAAAGACATTTTCCTCCGCGTTTTCTCCGACAACACGCGAGCCATCCAGCTCTACGAACATTGCGGCTTTCGTGAAACGATGCGGATGCCGATGCGGCGCGTCGAAGAAAGCGGCGTCATCCGCTGGCTGGAAGCTGAAGGAAATTATCGCAAGCCGATCGATCGCTACTTCGTGACCATGCACCTTCCGCGAGCTGCCTGGCAAAGCGACTGCTCCGACGAATTGGCGGCCTGA
- a CDS encoding transketolase, translated as MTQRFDPIRLRRTILEMAYAGSTVHIPCAMSIVEILAVLYRSYLRLDPNDPDCPERDYLVLSKGHGVMAQYACLHELGWLSDADRQAYFRDATRLKGLSDAHVPGLEVSSGSLGHGLSVGVGLALAAKRRGTSQRVFAVVGDGEANEGAIWEALMFAAHARLDNLFVFIDANGLQAMGTTAEVMNMGSLVEKLTAFGLESHEVDGHDHAALANTIDELLASKEPRPKGIVAHTVKGKGISFMEHDNTWHYTRLNAQTFAAAMRELGPEIAAA; from the coding sequence ATGACCCAGCGCTTCGACCCAATTCGACTCCGCCGCACGATCCTCGAGATGGCCTATGCCGGCTCGACGGTGCATATTCCCTGCGCAATGTCGATCGTCGAAATTCTCGCCGTGTTGTATCGGTCTTATTTACGCCTTGATCCGAACGATCCGGATTGCCCGGAGCGCGATTATCTCGTGCTGAGCAAAGGGCACGGCGTGATGGCGCAATACGCCTGCCTCCACGAGTTGGGCTGGCTCAGCGATGCGGATCGACAAGCCTATTTTCGCGACGCCACGCGGCTGAAAGGGCTTTCCGATGCCCATGTGCCGGGGCTCGAAGTGTCGTCCGGCTCGTTGGGGCACGGACTTTCGGTCGGAGTCGGCTTGGCGCTGGCCGCCAAGCGCCGCGGCACTTCGCAGCGCGTGTTTGCCGTCGTCGGCGACGGCGAGGCGAACGAAGGAGCCATCTGGGAAGCACTGATGTTCGCCGCGCATGCTCGGCTCGACAACCTGTTCGTCTTCATCGATGCCAATGGCCTGCAAGCGATGGGAACAACCGCCGAAGTGATGAACATGGGTTCGCTGGTCGAAAAACTAACCGCCTTCGGCCTCGAATCGCACGAAGTCGATGGCCACGATCACGCGGCCCTTGCCAACACGATCGACGAACTTCTGGCCAGCAAAGAGCCGCGGCCCAAGGGAATCGTGGCCCACACCGTGAAGGGCAAAGGCATTTCGTTCATGGAACACGACAACACATGGCATTACACCCGGCTGAACGCACAAACATTCGCGGCGGCGATGCGCGAGTTGGGGCCGGAAATTGCCGCCGCCTGA
- a CDS encoding glycosyltransferase family 2 protein yields the protein MNESDALSNFGSRPATERKLVSIIMPVRNEEGNLPRAYDEVTALMAPLPYDYEVLLIDNDSSDRTGELAAELCNRDARWRYIKFSRNFTVEASLAAGYRFARGDAAVVLFGDLQDPPALVAEFLRKWEEGNEVVYGVIRRRDGDPLWKAWAARLLYRTVNYLSDVKIPNDATDFRLLSRRAIDALNRLGERNRYIRGFSHWIGFRQCPIVYDRRPRLAGKSKAPFFYMLNLAANAITCFSIKPLQLFSLFGFLTLGATIVAGLVYLATYCFGATVPGLTTVYLLLLANLGVMLVGFGTVGEYVGRIYVETKQRPLFLVERTVNFPAAEQESGVGLQQQPVHAERRAA from the coding sequence ATGAATGAGAGCGATGCCTTATCGAACTTCGGTTCTCGCCCCGCTACGGAGCGGAAGCTGGTAAGCATCATCATGCCGGTGCGCAATGAGGAGGGGAATCTGCCGCGGGCGTACGACGAAGTGACGGCGCTGATGGCCCCGCTGCCCTACGACTACGAAGTTTTGCTCATCGACAACGACAGCAGCGACCGCACCGGCGAACTCGCGGCCGAACTTTGCAATCGCGATGCTCGCTGGCGGTATATCAAGTTCAGCCGGAATTTCACGGTCGAAGCCTCTCTGGCAGCCGGATATCGGTTTGCGCGGGGTGATGCGGCGGTCGTGCTCTTCGGCGATCTGCAGGACCCACCGGCGCTGGTGGCCGAATTTCTGCGGAAATGGGAAGAGGGCAACGAAGTCGTCTACGGCGTGATCCGTCGCCGCGACGGCGACCCCCTGTGGAAAGCCTGGGCCGCGCGACTATTGTACCGCACGGTAAATTATTTGTCGGACGTGAAAATTCCGAACGATGCCACCGACTTCCGGCTTCTTTCGCGGCGGGCCATCGATGCCCTCAACCGGCTCGGCGAGCGAAATCGGTATATCCGCGGCTTCTCGCATTGGATCGGATTTCGCCAATGTCCGATCGTCTACGATCGCCGTCCGCGATTGGCGGGCAAGAGCAAGGCCCCGTTTTTCTACATGCTCAATCTTGCCGCCAACGCGATTACCTGCTTTTCAATCAAGCCATTGCAATTGTTTTCGTTGTTCGGATTTCTCACGCTCGGCGCGACCATCGTCGCGGGGCTTGTATATTTGGCAACCTATTGCTTCGGCGCGACGGTGCCGGGGCTCACGACGGTTTATTTGCTGCTGCTGGCGAATCTGGGCGTGATGCTCGTCGGCTTCGGGACGGTCGGTGAATACGTGGGGCGCATTTACGTCGAGACGAAGCAACGGCCGCTATTTCTGGTCGAACGAACGGTCAATTTCCCAGCCGCCGAGCAGGAGTCTGGCGTCGGCTTGCAGCAGCAACCCGTGCATGCGGAAAGACGGGCGGCTTGA
- a CDS encoding DegT/DnrJ/EryC1/StrS family aminotransferase, translated as MNPSEQRRILTAGPTISQREIDYVLDAVKNGWNEHWSDYLVRFEQSFAQYVGTRFAMATSSCTGALHLSLLALGIGPGDEVIVPEVTWVATASAVSYTGATPVPVDVDPTTWCIDPASAEQAITPQTKAIVPVHLYGHPADMKAIRKLADEHGLKVLEDAAPALGAEIEGHKVGSFGDLACFSFQGAKIMTCGEGGMLVTSDESLYERARFLNDHGRDPHRPFVISEFGYKYKMSNLQAALGLAQLERLEEMIAKRRLIFQWYRRRLNGVADLAMNVERYWARNIYWMTSVVLGDRFAVTRDEVMAGLRERGVDSRPFFPPLSSFPLFESRKTANPAAYRVAMRGINLPSGHNLTEVDVDRVCNSLLEVINETRRQKLLAA; from the coding sequence ATGAATCCGAGCGAGCAGCGGCGCATTCTCACGGCCGGCCCCACGATCTCGCAGCGCGAGATCGACTATGTCTTGGATGCCGTAAAGAACGGCTGGAACGAACATTGGTCGGACTACCTCGTGCGTTTCGAGCAATCGTTTGCTCAATACGTCGGCACACGCTTCGCCATGGCGACATCGAGCTGCACGGGGGCGCTTCACCTCTCGCTTTTGGCGCTTGGCATCGGTCCGGGGGATGAGGTGATCGTGCCCGAGGTGACCTGGGTCGCCACGGCCAGCGCGGTGAGCTACACCGGCGCCACTCCTGTGCCGGTCGATGTCGATCCGACCACGTGGTGCATCGATCCTGCAAGCGCCGAGCAGGCCATTACACCGCAAACCAAGGCGATCGTTCCGGTCCACCTGTATGGTCATCCGGCCGACATGAAGGCGATTCGCAAGCTGGCCGACGAGCACGGGCTCAAGGTGCTCGAAGACGCGGCGCCGGCGTTGGGCGCCGAGATCGAGGGACACAAAGTCGGCAGCTTCGGTGATCTCGCCTGCTTCAGTTTCCAAGGCGCGAAGATCATGACTTGCGGCGAGGGGGGAATGCTCGTCACCAGCGACGAATCGCTCTACGAGCGGGCGAGGTTTCTCAACGACCATGGCCGCGACCCGCATCGCCCATTCGTGATCTCCGAATTCGGCTACAAATACAAAATGTCGAATCTGCAGGCAGCCCTCGGGCTGGCGCAGCTCGAGCGGCTCGAGGAGATGATCGCCAAGCGGCGGCTGATTTTCCAGTGGTATCGGCGGCGGCTGAATGGCGTGGCAGATTTGGCGATGAATGTCGAACGCTACTGGGCCCGCAACATTTATTGGATGACATCGGTCGTGCTCGGCGATCGGTTTGCCGTGACGCGCGACGAAGTGATGGCCGGCCTGCGCGAGCGCGGGGTCGATTCCAGGCCGTTCTTTCCGCCGCTGAGCAGTTTTCCGCTGTTCGAGAGCCGCAAAACCGCGAATCCCGCCGCCTATCGCGTCGCCATGCGCGGCATCAATTTGCCGAGCGGGCACAACCTGACCGAGGTCGACGTCGACCGTGTTTGCAACAGCCTGCTGGAAGTGATCAACGAAACCCGCCGGCAAAAATTGCTTGCCGCCTAG
- the pyrF gene encoding orotidine-5'-phosphate decarboxylase, with product MQDVVQPFSDRLATAIRLRRTPAIVGLDPRLAQLPEALLKSCHNAGLERQAAAFTEFCCGVIDVVASLVPAVKPQAAFFEELGPHGTAALADVIAYARRLQLLVILDAKRNDIGSTAEAYARGYLGADSPWGADGLTVSPYLGNDSLTPFVEVARQRRAGLFVLAKTSNPGGGQFQDLPSNGRPFYRHVAEYIEQLAIADAGSCGYGSVGAVVGATYPEQLAELRSAMPHAWILIPGFGSQGATARDVAAGFDKRGLGAIVNNSRGIIFAYSRREYADRFSPLQWQDAVAAATRDMIDRLRSDTPAGNLMTDH from the coding sequence GTGCAAGATGTGGTGCAACCTTTTTCCGATCGGCTGGCGACGGCCATCAGGCTCCGCCGAACTCCGGCGATCGTTGGCCTTGATCCGCGATTGGCCCAACTTCCCGAAGCACTGCTGAAATCGTGCCACAATGCCGGACTCGAGCGACAAGCGGCGGCATTTACGGAATTCTGTTGCGGAGTGATCGATGTCGTCGCATCGCTGGTGCCGGCGGTCAAACCGCAAGCGGCGTTCTTCGAAGAACTCGGTCCTCATGGAACCGCGGCGCTGGCCGACGTGATCGCCTATGCCCGGCGGCTGCAATTGCTCGTGATCTTGGACGCCAAGCGCAACGACATCGGTTCGACGGCCGAAGCCTATGCTCGCGGTTATCTCGGCGCCGACAGTCCGTGGGGGGCTGATGGCCTGACGGTGAGTCCCTATTTGGGCAACGACAGCCTGACGCCGTTTGTCGAGGTCGCCCGGCAGCGTCGTGCCGGTCTGTTCGTGCTCGCCAAAACATCCAATCCGGGCGGCGGCCAATTTCAAGATCTTCCTTCCAACGGCCGGCCGTTCTATCGGCATGTCGCCGAATACATCGAGCAGCTTGCGATCGCCGACGCCGGAAGTTGTGGATACGGCTCGGTGGGGGCTGTGGTCGGAGCGACGTATCCCGAGCAATTGGCCGAGCTCCGTTCGGCGATGCCGCATGCGTGGATCTTGATTCCGGGCTTCGGCAGCCAGGGGGCCACGGCCCGCGATGTCGCCGCGGGATTCGACAAGAGAGGGCTGGGCGCCATCGTCAACAATTCCCGCGGCATCATCTTCGCCTATTCGCGGCGCGAATATGCGGATCGGTTTTCTCCGCTGCAATGGCAAGACGCCGTCGCCGCCGCGACACGCGATATGATCGACCGACTGCGTAGCGATACTCCGGCGGGCAACCTCATGACCGACCACTAG
- a CDS encoding transketolase C-terminal domain-containing protein codes for MRDAFSRCLAQAAQADPRLLLLTGDHGYALFDEFRRVCPDQFINAGVAEQNMVGVAAGLAKAGFRPVVYGLSAFVPVRVLEQIKLDICYEQLPVVFIGDGAGLVYGQLGSSHQSTEDIAALRALPNMAILSPADAHEMTTCLKLAFEGIGPVYVRMGKADLGVVHAQPPLFDWGQIYPVAEGNGPLAWIATGAMVTTALAVAADWPGSPVWSVPCIKPLDAERVAAICRRHEAVIVLEEHSIYGGLGSAVAEIAAAAAPTWICRIGVADRFSERCGSYAYLMREHGLDATSVRRQVEQFMARNGLHSNQLAESRRAA; via the coding sequence ATGCGCGACGCTTTTTCACGCTGTCTGGCACAAGCGGCTCAGGCCGATCCGCGGCTGTTGCTGCTCACCGGCGATCATGGCTACGCGCTGTTCGATGAGTTCCGCCGCGTTTGTCCGGATCAGTTTATCAACGCCGGCGTCGCGGAGCAAAACATGGTCGGCGTCGCGGCCGGCTTGGCCAAGGCCGGGTTCCGGCCCGTGGTGTATGGCCTGAGCGCATTCGTGCCGGTCCGAGTGCTCGAGCAAATCAAGCTCGACATTTGCTACGAGCAATTGCCGGTGGTGTTTATCGGCGACGGCGCGGGATTGGTGTATGGTCAGCTTGGCAGCAGCCACCAGAGCACCGAAGATATCGCGGCGTTGCGAGCGCTGCCCAACATGGCGATTCTCTCGCCGGCCGACGCCCATGAAATGACGACGTGCCTCAAATTGGCATTCGAAGGAATCGGGCCGGTCTACGTGCGAATGGGGAAGGCCGATTTGGGGGTCGTGCATGCACAGCCACCGCTGTTTGATTGGGGCCAGATCTATCCCGTCGCCGAAGGCAACGGCCCGTTGGCGTGGATCGCCACCGGTGCGATGGTGACGACCGCGCTCGCGGTGGCCGCTGATTGGCCGGGCAGCCCGGTGTGGAGCGTACCGTGCATCAAGCCGCTCGATGCCGAGCGGGTGGCGGCAATCTGCCGGCGGCATGAAGCGGTGATCGTGCTGGAAGAGCATTCGATTTACGGCGGCCTAGGATCGGCGGTGGCCGAAATCGCAGCTGCGGCGGCCCCCACCTGGATTTGCCGAATTGGTGTCGCCGATCGCTTTTCCGAGCGCTGCGGCAGCTACGCGTATCTGATGCGCGAACACGGCTTGGACGCCACGTCGGTGCGGCGGCAAGTGGAACAGTTCATGGCGCGAAACGGCCTGCATTCGAATCAGCTCGCTGAATCGCGTCGCGCTGCCTGA
- a CDS encoding TVP38/TMEM64 family protein, which yields METTATPDSGWDNRQAGRENGPRLGWRPIAFGIVALAIVMVYAWFHRDLSLHGLAEREDDLRRFQQAHSLLLPAIVFAIFVAAAGLSLPVGIILSVGCGWLFGPWEAGVLVSFASTAGATLAFWISRYLLRDAISHRVDHLMKSVDELVDRDGAFYLLSLRLVHIVPSWLINLLMGWTTMRTATFWWATQVGTLPATILYVCVGEQFKSLRSLAKEGGISSLLTPGRVAIFVLLAILPLAARQAIKEIQRQADKARSGKTKRQDDGGAPN from the coding sequence ATGGAGACAACCGCGACACCAGATTCTGGGTGGGACAACCGCCAAGCGGGCCGCGAAAACGGCCCGCGGCTCGGTTGGCGCCCGATCGCGTTCGGCATCGTGGCGCTCGCGATCGTGATGGTCTATGCCTGGTTTCACCGGGATTTATCGCTGCACGGGCTTGCCGAGCGCGAGGACGATTTGCGGCGCTTTCAGCAGGCCCATTCGCTGCTGTTGCCCGCGATCGTGTTCGCGATATTTGTCGCGGCCGCCGGGCTTTCGCTTCCCGTGGGAATTATTTTGTCGGTCGGCTGCGGATGGCTCTTCGGGCCGTGGGAAGCGGGAGTGTTGGTGAGTTTTGCCTCGACGGCAGGCGCGACGCTGGCGTTTTGGATCAGCCGCTATTTGCTTCGCGACGCCATCTCGCACCGCGTCGATCATTTGATGAAGTCGGTCGACGAATTGGTCGACCGGGACGGCGCATTCTACCTTCTCTCGCTACGGCTGGTGCACATCGTTCCTTCGTGGCTAATCAACCTTTTGATGGGTTGGACAACCATGCGCACGGCGACTTTTTGGTGGGCAACCCAAGTCGGCACGTTGCCGGCCACGATCCTCTATGTGTGCGTGGGAGAGCAATTCAAATCGCTCCGCAGTTTGGCGAAGGAGGGCGGAATTTCAAGCCTCTTGACCCCTGGCCGCGTCGCAATTTTCGTGCTGCTCGCGATCCTTCCGCTCGCAGCCCGACAAGCAATCAAAGAGATCCAGCGGCAGGCAGATAAAGCCCGATCCGGAAAAACAAAGCGGCAAGATGATGGGGGCGCACCGAATTGA
- a CDS encoding class I SAM-dependent methyltransferase translates to MSAPKKSDFEALYAGQAPWDIARAQAVFVAAAKRITGAVLDCGCGTGENALYFAAHGRQVIGIDFLDEPIRRARLKANERGVNAKFLVRDALALGEMSERFDNAIDSGLFHTFSDENRPRYVAGLKSVLKPGGRLFLLCFSDEEPGTQGPRRIAQRELRAAFADGWIVESIEPAVFETAPTPDISFSPGGPKAWFAVIRRVGG, encoded by the coding sequence ATGTCTGCACCAAAGAAATCCGATTTCGAAGCGCTTTATGCGGGCCAAGCCCCATGGGATATCGCTCGGGCTCAGGCGGTGTTTGTCGCCGCGGCCAAACGAATCACCGGAGCTGTGCTGGATTGCGGGTGCGGCACCGGCGAAAACGCGCTGTATTTCGCCGCCCATGGCCGGCAGGTGATCGGCATCGATTTTCTCGACGAGCCGATCCGCCGCGCTCGGCTAAAAGCAAACGAGCGGGGCGTGAATGCAAAATTCCTGGTTCGCGACGCGCTGGCGCTCGGCGAAATGAGCGAGCGGTTCGACAATGCCATCGACAGCGGGCTGTTTCACACCTTCTCCGACGAGAATCGCCCGCGCTATGTGGCAGGGTTGAAATCGGTGTTGAAACCCGGCGGCCGGCTTTTTTTGCTGTGCTTCAGCGACGAAGAGCCCGGCACGCAAGGTCCGCGGCGGATCGCACAGCGAGAATTGCGCGCGGCGTTCGCCGATGGTTGGATCGTGGAATCGATCGAACCGGCGGTGTTCGAAACCGCTCCCACTCCCGATATCTCGTTCTCGCCGGGGGGCCCGAAAGCTTGGTTTGCCGTGATCCGGCGTGTGGGCGGCTGA
- a CDS encoding PQQ-binding-like beta-propeller repeat protein gives MNRFLLHVAATAMFCLLSSYASLTRADDWPQWRGPNRDGVWRETGIVDKFKDKQLKIDWRAPIGSGYSGPTIADGRVFVTDRLVEPTQVERVHCFDSKTGHELWMHIYDCRYSGVGYEAGPRAAVTVNEGRAYALGAMGNLHCLDAAKGTVIWKKDLLKDYEIRMPIWGIAAAPLVDGQLLIVQIGGEKACVVAFDKATGDERWKSLDDRASYSAPIIIEQAGRRVLVCWTGDNIAGLDPQSGEVFWKYPFKPSRMVLNVATPVLHDDRLFLTAFYDGSLMLRLDQKRLDVEKIWRKVGPDEQRTQALQSIISTPYFDGSNVYGVDSYGQLRCLDAATGDRIWESQAAVPKARWATIQMVRNGSRMFMFNERGQLIIATLSPDGYHEVSRTQVIDPTTGQLPQRGGVCWAHPGFAERHIFARNDRELVCGNLSSAEK, from the coding sequence ATGAATCGGTTTCTCCTCCATGTTGCTGCAACCGCGATGTTTTGCCTGCTGTCGTCGTATGCCAGCCTGACGCGGGCCGACGATTGGCCGCAATGGCGCGGGCCCAACCGCGACGGCGTGTGGCGCGAAACCGGGATCGTGGACAAATTCAAGGACAAGCAACTCAAAATCGACTGGCGGGCGCCGATCGGGTCCGGCTACAGCGGGCCGACGATCGCCGACGGCCGCGTGTTCGTCACCGATCGACTCGTCGAACCGACCCAGGTCGAACGCGTGCATTGCTTCGATTCGAAGACCGGCCACGAACTCTGGATGCACATTTACGATTGTCGCTATAGCGGCGTCGGTTATGAAGCAGGCCCGCGAGCGGCCGTCACGGTCAACGAAGGCCGGGCTTATGCGCTCGGGGCCATGGGGAATCTTCATTGTCTCGACGCCGCCAAAGGCACCGTGATTTGGAAAAAGGACCTGCTCAAGGATTATGAGATCCGCATGCCGATTTGGGGAATTGCCGCGGCTCCGCTGGTCGACGGGCAACTGCTGATCGTGCAAATCGGCGGCGAGAAGGCCTGCGTCGTGGCGTTCGACAAGGCGACGGGCGACGAACGCTGGAAATCGCTCGATGATCGAGCTTCCTACTCCGCGCCGATCATCATCGAACAGGCCGGCCGGCGCGTGCTCGTCTGCTGGACCGGCGACAACATTGCCGGCCTCGATCCGCAGAGCGGCGAAGTGTTTTGGAAATATCCGTTCAAGCCATCGCGGATGGTGCTCAATGTCGCCACGCCGGTGTTGCACGACGACCGGCTCTTCCTGACCGCCTTCTACGACGGCTCGCTGATGCTCCGCTTGGACCAGAAGCGGCTCGACGTGGAAAAAATCTGGCGCAAGGTCGGTCCCGACGAACAACGGACCCAAGCCCTGCAGTCGATCATCAGCACGCCCTATTTCGACGGATCCAATGTCTACGGCGTCGATAGCTACGGTCAACTGCGGTGCTTGGATGCCGCCACGGGCGACCGGATTTGGGAAAGCCAGGCGGCGGTGCCGAAGGCCCGCTGGGCAACGATCCAGATGGTTCGCAACGGCTCGCGGATGTTCATGTTCAACGAGCGCGGGCAATTGATCATCGCCACGCTGTCGCCCGACGGCTATCACGAAGTCAGCCGCACCCAGGTCATCGACCCGACAACTGGGCAACTTCCCCAGCGCGGCGGGGTCTGCTGGGCGCATCCGGGCTTTGCCGAGCGGCACATTTTCGCGCGCAACGACCGCGAACTCGTGTGTGGCAACTTAAGCTCGGCCGAAAAATAA